One window from the genome of Metabacillus flavus encodes:
- the uvrB gene encoding excinuclease ABC subunit UvrB, which yields MEHRFDLVSKYKPEGDQPAAIKKLVKGINEGKKHQTLLGATGTGKTFTVSNVIKEVNKPTLVIAHNKTLAGQLYSEFKEFFPNNAVEYFVSYYDYYQPEAYVPQTDTFIEKDASINDEIDKLRHSATTSLFERRDVIIIASVSCIYGLGSPEEYKELVVSLRTGMELERNQLLRRLVDIQYERNDIDFKRGTFRVRGDVVEIFPASRDEHCMRIEFFGDEIDRIREVDALTGEILGEREHVAIFPASHFVTREEKMSVAIGNIEKELEEELVKMREAGKLLEAQRLEQRTRYDLEMMREMGFCSGIENYSRHLTLRPPGSTPYTLIDYFPDDFMIVVDESHVTLPQVRGMFNGDQARKQVLVDHGFRLPSAKDNRPLRFEEFEKHMTNMVYVSATPGPYEIEHTDEMVEQIIRPTGLLDPTIEVRPIQGQIDDLIGEINARVEKNERVLITTLTKKMSEDLTNYLREIGIKVNYLHSEIKTLERIEVIRDLRLGKHDVLVGINLLREGLDIPEVSLVAILDADKEGFLRSERSLIQITGRAARNSNGHVIMYADKITNSMEVAINETKRRRETQEEYNRVHGIEPKTIQKEIRDVIRATMEAVEEDTDQAAPAIAKLTKKEREKVIAQMEKEMKDAAKGLDFERAAELRDLLIELKAEG from the coding sequence GTGGAACATCGGTTTGATTTAGTCTCGAAGTATAAGCCGGAAGGCGATCAGCCCGCGGCCATTAAGAAACTTGTTAAAGGAATCAATGAAGGAAAGAAACACCAGACGCTTCTAGGGGCAACAGGAACAGGGAAAACATTTACCGTTTCAAATGTCATCAAGGAAGTCAATAAGCCGACCCTCGTGATTGCTCATAATAAAACGCTGGCAGGCCAGCTCTACAGTGAGTTTAAGGAGTTTTTTCCTAACAATGCTGTAGAGTATTTTGTGAGTTATTATGATTACTATCAGCCGGAAGCCTATGTTCCTCAGACCGATACTTTTATAGAAAAGGATGCAAGCATCAATGACGAAATTGACAAGCTGCGCCACTCCGCCACTACCTCTTTGTTTGAACGAAGGGATGTCATCATCATTGCCAGTGTATCCTGCATCTACGGCCTCGGTTCTCCGGAAGAATATAAAGAGCTTGTAGTCTCTCTTCGAACAGGAATGGAACTTGAACGGAATCAGCTCTTAAGACGTCTTGTAGACATCCAGTATGAGCGGAATGACATTGACTTCAAGCGCGGAACATTCAGGGTACGCGGGGATGTCGTGGAAATCTTTCCTGCATCCAGGGATGAGCACTGCATGAGAATTGAATTTTTCGGGGACGAAATTGACAGGATTCGGGAAGTGGACGCTTTAACCGGGGAAATACTTGGCGAGCGCGAACACGTTGCGATCTTCCCTGCCTCTCACTTCGTAACCCGTGAAGAAAAAATGAGCGTTGCTATAGGAAACATTGAAAAAGAGCTGGAGGAAGAATTAGTCAAGATGAGGGAAGCAGGCAAGCTTCTAGAGGCTCAAAGACTTGAGCAAAGGACGAGGTATGATCTTGAAATGATGAGAGAAATGGGCTTTTGCTCTGGAATTGAGAACTATTCCCGTCATCTTACTTTAAGACCTCCCGGTTCCACTCCCTATACATTAATTGATTATTTTCCGGACGACTTTATGATTGTTGTCGACGAGTCTCACGTTACCCTTCCGCAGGTGCGCGGAATGTTCAACGGGGACCAGGCGCGCAAGCAGGTTCTGGTCGATCATGGATTCCGTTTGCCTTCTGCAAAAGATAACAGACCGCTTCGATTCGAAGAGTTTGAAAAACATATGACGAATATGGTTTATGTTTCGGCGACACCGGGACCGTATGAAATAGAGCATACAGACGAAATGGTGGAGCAGATCATCCGTCCTACCGGATTACTCGATCCTACTATTGAAGTCCGGCCTATTCAGGGACAAATTGATGATTTAATCGGGGAAATCAATGCAAGAGTCGAAAAGAATGAACGTGTTCTCATTACCACTTTAACGAAAAAGATGTCCGAGGATCTGACCAATTACCTCAGAGAAATTGGAATCAAAGTCAATTACCTCCACTCCGAAATAAAAACACTCGAGCGGATTGAAGTAATACGCGACCTGCGGCTCGGTAAACATGACGTTCTCGTCGGAATTAACCTTCTCCGGGAAGGACTGGATATACCTGAAGTGTCATTGGTAGCCATTCTGGACGCGGATAAAGAAGGGTTCCTTCGCTCTGAACGTTCTCTGATTCAGATTACCGGACGAGCAGCCAGAAACTCAAATGGCCACGTTATTATGTATGCGGACAAAATTACGAATTCAATGGAAGTTGCAATAAATGAAACGAAGCGCCGCCGTGAAACACAGGAAGAATACAACCGCGTTCACGGGATTGAACCGAAAACGATTCAAAAAGAAATTCGCGATGTAATACGGGCAACGATGGAAGCAGTAGAAGAAGATACAGATCAAGCAGCGCCGGCTATTGCGAAGCTCACTAAGAAAGAGCGTGAAAAAGTGATTGCCCAAATGGAGAAAGAAATGAAGGATGCTGCCAAGGGACTGGATTTCGAACGGGCCGCAGAGCTTCGTGACTTGCTAATAGAGCTGAAAGCGGAAGGATGA
- a CDS encoding CsbA family protein, giving the protein MLTKAILALIFPFVLVVLFTRVTYSYIVGTALTAALIIASYFKGYTEFDYIVGLDAVSLVAGAMYARKMNRKPNHLNK; this is encoded by the coding sequence ATGCTGACGAAAGCCATTCTGGCATTGATTTTTCCGTTTGTTCTTGTCGTGCTTTTTACGAGAGTAACGTACAGTTATATAGTAGGGACTGCTTTAACCGCTGCACTCATCATCGCTTCTTACTTTAAAGGGTATACAGAATTTGACTATATTGTGGGGCTGGATGCTGTATCGCTTGTTGCAGGAGCTATGTACGCACGTAAAATGAACCGCAAGCCCAACCATTTGAATAAATAG
- a CDS encoding glycerophosphodiester phosphodiesterase, with translation MKIFAHRGCSGQYPENTMLAFRKAIEVGASGIELDVQMSKDGELVVIHDERIDRTTDRLGYVKDMTYKELRNADAGSWFHPSFHNERIPHLEEVLDLLLEDQSGMTLNIELKNDVFDYPGLEEKVMLLAEDKKLASRIILSSFNKASVSKMKQLNKTFEIAWLFEGVEPNAAAIAEELGCDSIHCPAEFSLSAPGLDYMNNGGTLRVYTINDLGSYQSLIHTKVSAVMTDFPDLLLGRIED, from the coding sequence ATGAAGATATTTGCTCACAGAGGATGCAGCGGACAGTATCCGGAAAATACGATGCTTGCTTTTAGAAAGGCGATAGAAGTGGGGGCAAGCGGAATTGAATTGGATGTTCAAATGTCAAAAGACGGTGAACTTGTCGTCATTCATGACGAAAGAATTGACCGAACGACAGATCGATTGGGATATGTAAAGGACATGACATATAAGGAATTGCGGAATGCAGATGCAGGAAGCTGGTTTCATCCGTCTTTTCATAATGAAAGGATTCCTCATCTAGAGGAAGTGCTGGACTTGCTTTTGGAAGACCAGTCAGGTATGACTTTAAATATCGAATTGAAAAATGATGTATTCGACTATCCTGGGCTTGAGGAAAAAGTAATGCTGCTTGCGGAAGACAAAAAGCTTGCCAGCAGAATCATTCTCTCCTCTTTTAACAAAGCAAGCGTGAGTAAAATGAAACAATTGAATAAGACGTTTGAAATCGCCTGGCTTTTTGAAGGGGTTGAGCCGAACGCTGCCGCGATTGCTGAAGAACTGGGGTGCGACAGCATACACTGTCCGGCAGAATTCAGTCTCTCCGCACCCGGATTGGATTATATGAATAACGGAGGAACGTTAAGGGTTTATACAATTAATGACCTCGGTTCATATCAAAGTCTTATTCATACAAAAGTGTCGGCAGTGATGACAGACTTTCCAGATTTGCTGTTGGGCAGAATTGAAGATTAG
- a CDS encoding ABC transporter substrate-binding protein — translation MKKVLILITALMLIVLSACGGTQPEKETAKPVKKNAEGKIEVTFWHAMAGDLETSLKEIVNEYNKSQDKIEVKPVFQGTYEEALTKFNTVAGSPEAPTIMQTFEVGTKYMIDSNKIEPVQKFIDQDKFDTSQWEKNISNYYTVDGKQYSMPFNSSTPVLVYNKDAFKKAGLDPEKAPQTYSELKSAAQALTTGSQKGFSILNYGWFFEEMVAVQGGTYVDKENGRKGDAEKATFNGPEGKRVFDLISQMHKDGSFYNSGQNWDSMRAAFQSQKIAMFLDSSAGIKELIDNAPFDIGVAYIPVPDGIERQGVVVGGASLWMSKGTAEEEQQGAWDFMKYLSTPEVQAKWHVDSGYFSINPKAYEQDIVKKEWEKYPQLKVTVDQLKNTKPSPATQGALISVFPESRQKVVTGMESLYQGTDPQEALNRAAKETERSLEMANRKQK, via the coding sequence ATGAAAAAGGTATTGATATTGATTACTGCGCTAATGCTGATCGTGCTCTCAGCATGCGGCGGAACACAGCCGGAGAAAGAAACAGCAAAGCCTGTGAAGAAAAACGCTGAAGGTAAAATTGAAGTAACGTTTTGGCATGCAATGGCTGGAGATTTAGAGACTTCTTTAAAAGAGATTGTAAATGAATACAATAAATCCCAGGATAAGATTGAGGTTAAGCCTGTATTTCAAGGCACATATGAAGAAGCCCTTACAAAATTCAATACCGTTGCGGGATCTCCTGAAGCTCCAACCATTATGCAGACGTTTGAAGTTGGCACAAAGTATATGATCGACAGCAACAAAATCGAGCCTGTCCAAAAGTTTATTGATCAAGACAAATTTGACACATCTCAATGGGAAAAAAATATCTCCAATTACTACACAGTGGATGGCAAACAGTATTCTATGCCTTTTAATTCTTCCACACCAGTTTTGGTATATAACAAGGATGCGTTTAAAAAAGCTGGACTGGACCCTGAAAAAGCTCCGCAAACTTACAGCGAGCTGAAAAGTGCAGCACAAGCTCTTACGACTGGCAGCCAAAAAGGATTTTCGATCCTAAATTACGGGTGGTTTTTTGAAGAAATGGTAGCTGTACAGGGCGGAACCTATGTGGATAAGGAAAATGGACGCAAAGGGGACGCGGAAAAAGCTACTTTCAATGGACCGGAAGGAAAACGAGTTTTTGATCTGATCAGCCAAATGCACAAAGATGGATCATTCTACAATAGCGGACAGAACTGGGATTCAATGAGAGCAGCATTCCAATCACAAAAAATTGCCATGTTCCTTGACTCCTCTGCAGGAATCAAAGAATTGATTGACAACGCTCCGTTTGATATAGGGGTTGCTTATATTCCTGTTCCTGATGGTATCGAAAGACAAGGGGTTGTCGTTGGCGGAGCATCACTTTGGATGTCCAAAGGTACTGCAGAAGAGGAACAGCAGGGCGCATGGGATTTCATGAAGTATCTTTCTACACCTGAAGTGCAGGCTAAATGGCATGTTGACAGCGGTTATTTCTCAATCAATCCGAAAGCATATGAGCAGGATATCGTGAAAAAAGAGTGGGAGAAGTATCCTCAGCTTAAGGTGACGGTGGACCAGCTGAAAAATACAAAGCCTTCTCCGGCTACACAAGGAGCCTTGATTTCCGTTTTCCCTGAATCCAGACAAAAAGTTGTAACTGGAATGGAAAGCTTATATCAAGGGACAGATCCTCAAGAAGCATTGAATCGGGCAGCAAAGGAAACAGAACGATCGCTTGAGATGGCTAATCGCAAGCAGAAGTAA
- a CDS encoding carbohydrate ABC transporter permease, whose product MSLMKKSLLYVLLVISALFMMFPIVYAVMISFMQGGEVLQGKLFPSSFSFENYQSAFQQVPLLHFLMNSLIVSVTVTAGQLIVSSLAAFAFVFIKFRGRNTLFFLFISTMMIPWEATMVPNYLIVQKLGWINQYSSLTIPFFALAFGTFLLRQQFKTIPYELFEASQVAGISRFRFFWKVVLPVSKTSMITLAIYSFLTTWNMYLWPLLVTNNEKVRTVQIGLKQMQSQEVSSEWGTVMAAAVIVVLPTLILLFAGQKHLQKGLTQGAIK is encoded by the coding sequence ATGAGCCTTATGAAAAAAAGTTTATTGTACGTGCTGCTCGTTATTTCAGCTCTGTTCATGATGTTTCCGATTGTATATGCAGTCATGATCAGTTTCATGCAAGGAGGAGAAGTCCTTCAGGGGAAGCTGTTTCCCTCGTCCTTTTCCTTTGAAAACTATCAATCGGCCTTTCAACAAGTTCCCCTGCTTCATTTTTTAATGAACAGTCTTATTGTATCGGTCACTGTAACAGCAGGCCAGCTAATCGTGTCATCATTGGCGGCATTCGCGTTTGTGTTTATTAAATTCAGAGGACGAAATACACTCTTCTTTCTCTTTATATCTACGATGATGATCCCTTGGGAAGCGACGATGGTTCCGAATTACTTAATTGTGCAGAAGCTTGGGTGGATCAATCAGTACAGCTCGCTTACCATTCCATTTTTTGCACTTGCCTTTGGAACGTTCTTGCTCAGGCAGCAATTTAAGACGATTCCATATGAGCTTTTTGAAGCATCGCAGGTAGCAGGTATAAGCCGATTCCGCTTTTTTTGGAAAGTGGTCCTGCCTGTATCCAAGACGAGTATGATAACTCTTGCTATTTACAGCTTCTTAACTACATGGAATATGTATTTATGGCCGCTTCTCGTCACAAACAACGAGAAGGTAAGAACAGTTCAAATTGGTCTGAAGCAAATGCAATCACAAGAGGTTTCTTCCGAATGGGGAACAGTCATGGCGGCTGCAGTCATTGTTGTCCTGCCTACTCTGATTCTGCTGTTCGCAGGACAGAAGCACCTTCAAAAAGGGTTGACTCAAGGTGCAATAAAATAA
- a CDS encoding carbohydrate ABC transporter permease has product MVKTGNGFSDLAAGLLYLLPSLLLFGVFLFYPMIRTIYLSFFYTDPQGNPIAFIGLENFTYLLQSEAFLNSAKATGLFVLYTVPAGILLSLFLALIANLKLKGIGIFRTLFSSTMGMSVAASSIIWMFMYNPSIGVFNKLLNLIGFEGHQWLLDPNTALLSVALSTIWMNTGFAFLILLGGLQNIDEQLYESARISGAGSFYQLRRITLPMLSPTLFFITTVSLINAFQTFGQIDILTKGGPVQSTNVIVYSIYQDAFVNYNAGSASAQAVLLFFCILAVTVLQFRLGEKKVHYQ; this is encoded by the coding sequence ATGGTGAAAACCGGAAATGGATTTTCTGATTTAGCTGCAGGTCTTCTGTACCTTCTTCCATCCTTGCTGCTGTTTGGTGTATTCCTGTTTTACCCGATGATCAGAACGATTTATCTCAGTTTTTTCTATACAGATCCTCAAGGCAATCCTATAGCATTTATCGGACTTGAAAATTTCACGTATCTGCTCCAGTCCGAGGCATTTTTAAACAGTGCAAAGGCAACAGGACTGTTTGTCCTGTATACAGTTCCGGCAGGTATTCTGCTCTCATTATTCCTTGCTTTAATCGCTAACCTGAAGCTTAAAGGCATCGGCATTTTCCGGACGCTTTTCTCTTCAACAATGGGAATGAGTGTCGCAGCATCCTCAATCATTTGGATGTTTATGTACAATCCCTCCATTGGAGTGTTTAACAAGCTTTTGAATTTGATTGGTTTTGAGGGTCACCAGTGGCTGCTGGATCCAAACACTGCCTTACTTTCTGTTGCTCTATCAACCATTTGGATGAACACAGGCTTTGCCTTTCTAATCCTGCTTGGCGGCCTGCAGAACATTGATGAACAGCTTTACGAGAGTGCAAGAATTTCAGGAGCAGGATCCTTTTATCAGCTTAGACGAATTACACTCCCGATGCTGTCGCCAACATTATTTTTCATTACTACTGTTTCTCTTATTAATGCATTTCAGACCTTTGGCCAAATCGATATTTTAACCAAAGGCGGTCCGGTACAATCCACCAACGTGATTGTTTACTCGATCTATCAGGATGCCTTTGTTAATTACAATGCTGGTTCGGCCAGTGCACAAGCGGTCCTGCTGTTCTTCTGCATACTGGCAGTGACGGTATTGCAATTCAGGCTTGGAGAAAAGAAGGTGCATTATCAATGA
- a CDS encoding ABC transporter ATP-binding protein gives MKSVELSSLSKSYDGKNMVIDSINASIRPGEFFVLVGPSGCGKSTILRMIAGLEEVSGGELRIGDRVANNLHPSKRDLSMVFQNYALYPHLSVAENIMFGLYSKKISKQEQKARCAEACEMLGLSDLMKRKPRELSGGQRQRVALARAIVTHAPICLMDEPLSNLDAKLRAKMRSEIRQIQRKLGITMIYVTHDQTEAMTMADRMMIMNEGEIQQLGKPLEIYNQPANSFVASFIGSPPMNLVHAKAEGNLLHLGEKHLFDLPQEVLLSLGSESVEAGIRPEHLKQAPIGEGKLTGIIANAEILGTETLLSFDISEGKQWIARWPGQWDLEPGDPIELTFNHEDLIFFDSQNGTRLSTGLSSSASSREQPI, from the coding sequence ATGAAAAGTGTAGAACTTTCCAGCCTCAGCAAATCCTATGACGGCAAGAATATGGTGATTGATTCTATAAATGCATCAATCAGGCCTGGGGAGTTTTTCGTGCTGGTTGGTCCTTCAGGGTGCGGGAAAAGCACCATTCTGCGGATGATTGCAGGACTTGAAGAAGTGAGCGGAGGGGAGCTGCGAATTGGAGATCGTGTGGCAAACAATCTTCACCCTAGCAAAAGGGACCTATCGATGGTTTTTCAAAACTATGCTCTGTATCCTCATTTGTCAGTAGCTGAAAACATTATGTTTGGATTATATTCGAAAAAAATTTCCAAGCAGGAGCAAAAAGCGCGATGTGCGGAAGCATGTGAAATGCTCGGTCTATCTGATTTGATGAAAAGAAAGCCGCGTGAACTTTCCGGCGGTCAAAGGCAGCGTGTAGCACTGGCCAGAGCCATCGTTACGCATGCACCTATATGTCTGATGGACGAGCCGCTGTCTAACCTGGACGCAAAACTGAGAGCGAAAATGCGCTCTGAAATTCGCCAGATTCAGCGGAAGCTTGGAATTACGATGATTTATGTGACGCATGATCAAACGGAGGCTATGACGATGGCAGACCGTATGATGATTATGAATGAGGGGGAAATTCAGCAGCTGGGCAAACCTCTTGAAATATACAACCAGCCGGCCAATTCCTTTGTCGCTTCGTTTATTGGATCCCCTCCAATGAATCTCGTGCACGCTAAGGCTGAAGGAAACCTTCTTCACCTTGGGGAGAAGCATTTATTCGATCTTCCTCAGGAGGTATTGCTGTCTTTAGGATCGGAGTCTGTAGAAGCGGGAATCCGTCCGGAGCATTTAAAACAGGCGCCAATCGGAGAAGGAAAGCTTACAGGAATCATTGCCAATGCTGAAATTCTCGGAACAGAAACGCTGCTAAGCTTTGACATCTCCGAAGGGAAGCAATGGATTGCGAGATGGCCTGGACAATGGGATTTAGAACCGGGTGATCCGATTGAACTAACCTTTAATCACGAGGATCTGATTTTCTTTGATTCTCAGAATGGAACCAGGCTGAGCACCGGCTTATCGTCATCTGCTTCTTCACGGGAGCAGCCAATATGA